A region from the Polycladomyces zharkentensis genome encodes:
- a CDS encoding prepilin peptidase, with protein sequence MDVIGVWAAVGGWWIGGWLVRFGWFLCARWGNGVSSKWHSPSMWHPAMEWIAPACLGGVCGFVTVSHPGLPESAVAMLLFAVLLVVTITDLHLQWIPDMVICPAALLFAILRFWVGPHPWTDYLTGCLAGGSMLAVLAWISKGIGWGDVKLLGMAGWVLGWPAAGVALWLSVLVGGVTALWWWGTGRVRAGEAIPFGPFLAAGIITAYFWGEAWAAWYGSLLTGSIFSSKTIYMW encoded by the coding sequence ATGGATGTGATCGGGGTATGGGCGGCGGTTGGCGGATGGTGGATCGGGGGCTGGCTGGTACGCTTTGGTTGGTTTCTCTGCGCTCGATGGGGAAACGGGGTTTCATCGAAATGGCATAGTCCCTCCATGTGGCACCCCGCCATGGAATGGATCGCACCGGCGTGTTTAGGCGGGGTATGCGGGTTTGTCACCGTTTCTCACCCCGGTTTGCCCGAATCAGCGGTGGCGATGTTGTTGTTTGCCGTGTTGTTGGTCGTGACGATTACGGATTTGCACCTGCAGTGGATCCCGGATATGGTCATCTGCCCCGCCGCATTGTTGTTTGCCATCCTCCGGTTCTGGGTGGGACCCCATCCTTGGACTGACTACTTGACAGGTTGTTTGGCCGGAGGTTCGATGTTGGCGGTTCTGGCCTGGATCAGCAAGGGGATCGGATGGGGAGACGTCAAACTCTTGGGAATGGCAGGATGGGTGTTGGGATGGCCTGCTGCCGGGGTTGCACTGTGGCTCTCCGTGTTGGTCGGCGGCGTGACGGCATTGTGGTGGTGGGGAACCGGCCGTGTCAGAGCAGGAGAGGCGATCCCCTTTGGTCCGTTTTTGGCAGCGGGGATCATCACCGCCTATTTTTGGGGAGAAGCATGGGCGGCATGGTATGGCTCGCTTCTGACGGGTTCTATCTTCTCTAGCAAAACCATATACATGTGGTAG
- a CDS encoding septum site-determining protein MinC: protein MKKVLKPGVTIKGTKDGLLFLFDDSRPFSDILNELRHKLDSGGPIWDGPDTRVWIKLGQRQITQQEEAEMRKLFSLRKNLIITSIEADGMPYLADGNTGIRMLTGTVRSGQVLEHRGDLLLMGDVNPGGCVRTTGSLYVLGALRGLAHAGSEGDETAIIAAAQFRPTQLRIADTISRPPDEWDESDVEMKFAYLVNHQIAVDKIHHFSLIRPDREWKENRMRRW from the coding sequence ATGAAAAAAGTGTTAAAACCGGGCGTAACCATCAAGGGGACCAAAGATGGGCTGCTGTTTTTGTTTGACGATTCGCGCCCGTTTTCCGACATCCTGAACGAATTGAGACACAAATTGGACAGCGGCGGCCCGATATGGGACGGTCCCGATACCCGCGTGTGGATCAAGCTGGGACAAAGGCAGATCACACAGCAGGAAGAAGCGGAGATGCGCAAGCTGTTTTCGCTTCGCAAAAACCTGATCATCACATCCATCGAGGCGGACGGTATGCCATATCTGGCAGACGGGAATACGGGCATTCGCATGTTGACCGGCACGGTGCGGTCGGGTCAAGTGTTGGAACATCGGGGAGACCTGTTATTGATGGGGGATGTCAATCCGGGTGGATGTGTCCGCACGACGGGCAGCTTGTATGTTTTGGGCGCCTTGCGCGGGTTGGCTCATGCCGGCAGTGAAGGAGACGAGACAGCGATCATCGCTGCCGCTCAGTTTCGTCCGACGCAGTTGCGCATCGCGGACACCATCTCCCGGCCGCCCGACGAGTGGGATGAGTCCGATGTGGAGATGAAGTTCGCTTATTTGGTCAATCATCAGATTGCGGTGGACAAGATTCATCATTTCAGCCTCATTCGACCGGATCGAGAATGGAAAGAAAACCGAATGCGGCGATGGTAA
- the mreC gene encoding rod shape-determining protein MreC translates to MSRLFGNRRLLVLLLSMIALLSMMGMTRGERDGLTLPERWIKNVTDTVGSGLYRPTSVLVGWFHASPSSGESVASAQVLQLKSQLAKLKEENRQLKEIIGYRRGNEVSYIAAHVVARNPDRWNNRVVIDRGSEDGVLVHMPVITDQGLIGRVTAVTGHMADVQLLTDSDEGPGIAAHVQTAQGTYFGVVDGFDERRKRLVMKYIPAAAKPKKGDIVVTSDQSDIYTGGLLIGTVDGVAPGEYGVDKTVYVKPSASMEQLSYVLVVRDPEKIQLRQHERQTGAAGDGGK, encoded by the coding sequence TTGTCGCGACTGTTTGGCAATCGAAGATTGTTGGTGTTGTTGTTGTCGATGATCGCCCTGCTGTCCATGATGGGAATGACCCGCGGGGAGCGTGACGGGTTGACGCTCCCCGAGCGCTGGATCAAAAATGTGACGGACACGGTGGGAAGTGGGTTATATCGACCCACTTCCGTTTTGGTCGGATGGTTTCATGCTTCTCCGTCATCCGGGGAGAGCGTCGCTTCCGCACAGGTTTTGCAGCTGAAATCGCAACTGGCGAAACTGAAAGAGGAGAACCGCCAGTTAAAAGAGATCATCGGATACCGGAGAGGAAATGAAGTTTCCTATATCGCGGCCCATGTCGTGGCGCGCAATCCGGACAGGTGGAACAACCGGGTGGTGATCGACCGCGGTTCGGAAGACGGGGTGTTGGTTCATATGCCGGTGATTACCGACCAAGGACTGATTGGGCGGGTCACAGCGGTCACCGGGCACATGGCTGACGTCCAGCTGCTCACCGATTCGGACGAAGGACCCGGCATCGCGGCGCATGTGCAGACCGCACAAGGAACCTATTTCGGCGTTGTGGACGGGTTTGATGAGAGACGGAAACGTTTGGTCATGAAGTATATCCCGGCTGCGGCCAAACCGAAAAAAGGCGACATCGTGGTCACGTCCGACCAATCCGACATCTACACCGGCGGTTTGCTGATCGGCACCGTGGACGGTGTTGCACCCGGTGAGTACGGGGTGGACAAGACGGTGTACGTCAAACCGTCGGCCTCCATGGAACAGCTCAGCTATGTGCTGGTTGTGCGCGATCCGGAGAAGATTCAACTGCGTCAGCATGAACGACAAACGGGTGCCGCCGGCGATGGGGGGAAATGA
- the pdxR gene encoding MocR-like pyridoxine biosynthesis transcription factor PdxR, with product MKLVINRQSKVPLAQQIHQAIADRILSGHLERGAKLPSVRQLARMLKVSPVTVVHALDLLEAEGLITRVQGKGTFVYEEHANTDQRKEREKTFPVVDYLYRSQYWQYQKSEVSIDFAQSVVHPSLLPTQALADSIRRLIREEPDVLVQYGEIQGDFALRQALARYISGERITVSAHEILVTNGSQQAIDLVARSFVGPQDVVVTEEPTYTAAIDAFRSRGATVLSVPVDEHGMRIDELINLLDRYTPKLIYTIPTFHNPTGSVMSIKRRRELIAIASEVNCLVLEDDPWSEIHFDEPPPPHLKSMDETGNVIYIKGLGKILSPGCRIGFLIATGPVLERLVAAKTNADLGNPLLNQKVILPLFENGSIRESLRRLRETLRKRRDLTLRLLKRHAPDNVTWKIPQGGFNVWVSLPEGANANELLAEAEKAGIRFLPGSACDPNQIQWRHLRISFSPTTEADLERGLTTLCRVMERYLSLLTNRKGKSPLF from the coding sequence ATGAAACTCGTCATCAACCGTCAATCCAAAGTGCCGCTCGCCCAGCAAATTCACCAAGCCATTGCCGATCGGATTTTGTCCGGCCATCTCGAGCGGGGAGCCAAGTTGCCTTCCGTTCGCCAGTTGGCCAGGATGTTGAAGGTAAGTCCGGTTACGGTGGTTCATGCCCTGGATTTGTTGGAGGCGGAAGGATTGATCACCCGAGTCCAAGGCAAAGGAACGTTTGTCTATGAAGAACATGCGAATACCGATCAGAGGAAAGAACGAGAGAAAACGTTTCCTGTCGTGGACTATTTGTATCGCTCACAATACTGGCAGTATCAGAAGAGTGAAGTCTCCATCGATTTTGCCCAATCGGTCGTACATCCTTCCCTGTTGCCCACGCAGGCATTGGCAGACAGCATTCGACGCTTGATCCGGGAGGAACCGGACGTATTGGTGCAATACGGCGAGATTCAGGGAGATTTCGCGTTGCGTCAGGCTTTGGCACGGTACATCAGCGGGGAACGGATCACGGTCTCCGCTCATGAAATTTTGGTGACCAACGGGTCGCAACAGGCCATCGATCTGGTGGCGCGGAGTTTTGTGGGCCCGCAGGACGTGGTTGTCACCGAAGAACCCACTTACACGGCCGCCATCGATGCCTTCCGAAGCCGCGGCGCCACCGTGCTGTCCGTACCGGTGGACGAACATGGGATGCGGATTGATGAGTTAATCAATCTGCTGGACCGATACACACCCAAACTGATTTACACGATCCCCACCTTTCACAATCCGACGGGTTCGGTGATGAGCATCAAGCGGCGGCGGGAATTGATCGCCATCGCGTCTGAAGTCAATTGCCTGGTACTGGAGGACGATCCATGGAGCGAAATCCATTTTGATGAACCGCCTCCGCCGCATCTGAAATCGATGGATGAGACGGGCAATGTCATTTATATCAAAGGGCTGGGCAAAATCTTGTCCCCTGGATGCAGGATCGGTTTTTTAATCGCGACCGGCCCGGTATTGGAACGATTGGTGGCGGCCAAGACCAATGCGGACCTGGGGAATCCCCTGCTCAATCAGAAAGTGATCCTTCCCTTGTTTGAAAACGGATCGATCCGGGAAAGCCTGCGACGCCTTCGGGAAACGTTGCGCAAAAGACGGGACCTGACGCTTCGCCTGTTGAAACGGCATGCACCCGACAATGTAACTTGGAAGATTCCCCAAGGCGGTTTTAACGTATGGGTGTCATTGCCTGAAGGAGCCAATGCCAACGAACTGCTGGCGGAGGCAGAAAAAGCCGGCATTCGGTTTTTGCCGGGGTCTGCGTGTGATCCCAATCAGATTCAGTGGCGGCATTTGCGTATCAGTTTTTCACCGACAACGGAGGCCGATTTGGAACGAGGTCTTACCACACTCTGCCGCGTGATGGAACGGTATCTCTCTTTACTCACGAACAGAAAGGGAAAGTCGCCTTTGTTTTGA
- a CDS encoding Maf family protein produces MEALVLITLVLASASPRRREILSGLGLSFKVIPSTIDEQMAQSLPPGEMVEQLALCKAESVARSCKYSLVIGADTVVVLDGEVLGKPADRREAYAMLERLQGRTHQVYSGLALVETDKSGQICRRSVRHRITRVHMRPMNPDEIEWYIDTNEPMDKAGSYGIQGLGSFWVAGIDGCYTNVVGLSVPLLYEMARDMGHSLIDFTES; encoded by the coding sequence CTGGAGGCGTTGGTGTTGATCACACTGGTTCTCGCATCCGCTTCCCCTCGCCGCCGCGAGATTTTGAGCGGCTTGGGCCTTTCATTCAAAGTGATTCCCAGTACGATCGACGAACAGATGGCCCAGTCGCTTCCTCCGGGTGAAATGGTGGAACAATTGGCGCTCTGCAAAGCCGAGTCCGTCGCCCGATCCTGCAAGTATTCTCTGGTAATCGGCGCGGACACCGTCGTCGTACTGGACGGTGAGGTGCTGGGTAAACCGGCCGATCGTCGGGAAGCGTATGCGATGTTGGAGCGGCTGCAAGGTAGAACCCATCAGGTATACAGCGGCCTTGCACTGGTGGAAACGGACAAAAGCGGGCAGATATGCCGCCGGAGTGTCCGCCATCGCATCACCCGGGTTCACATGCGGCCCATGAACCCCGACGAGATCGAGTGGTATATCGATACAAACGAACCGATGGACAAGGCCGGTTCCTACGGCATTCAGGGGCTGGGATCTTTCTGGGTCGCGGGGATTGACGGTTGCTACACCAATGTGGTGGGTCTTTCGGTCCCCTTGCTTTATGAAATGGCGCGGGACATGGGGCATTCGTTGATTGATTTCACCGAATCATGA
- a CDS encoding rod shape-determining protein, with product MFGGFTRDMGIDLGTANTLVYVKGQGIVVREPSVVALETGTEEIKAVGNEAKRMIGRTPGNIVAIRPMKDGVIADYNTTATMIEYFIRQAQKQNRIYIPRKPNVMVCVPSGVTPVEKRAVEEATRQAGAKEAYTIEEPFAAAIGADLPVWEPTGSMVVDIGGGTTEVAVISLGGIVTSKSLRVAGDEMDEAIIQYIKRNYNLMIGERTAETLKLEIGSAMPTDDGKAMDIRGRDLITGLPKTIHITSREIAEALSDTVDAILEAVKQTLEQTPPELAADIMDRGIVLTGGGALLRNLDKRMSLETEMPVVVADNPLDCVAIGTGQALENIHLFTSGSSSGFRFGRRK from the coding sequence ATGTTTGGCGGATTTACGAGGGATATGGGGATTGATCTGGGTACGGCGAATACCTTGGTTTACGTGAAAGGACAGGGGATCGTCGTACGCGAGCCTTCCGTCGTGGCATTGGAAACCGGGACGGAAGAAATCAAGGCAGTCGGCAACGAGGCGAAACGGATGATCGGACGTACTCCGGGCAACATTGTGGCGATCCGTCCGATGAAGGATGGTGTGATCGCCGATTACAACACGACGGCGACCATGATCGAGTACTTCATTCGTCAGGCCCAAAAGCAAAACCGGATCTATATTCCCCGCAAGCCCAACGTGATGGTGTGTGTGCCCTCGGGCGTCACGCCCGTGGAAAAGCGGGCGGTGGAAGAAGCGACGCGCCAAGCGGGGGCAAAGGAAGCGTACACGATCGAGGAGCCGTTTGCGGCGGCGATCGGTGCGGATTTGCCGGTATGGGAACCGACCGGCAGTATGGTTGTCGATATCGGTGGGGGAACGACGGAAGTGGCCGTCATCTCGTTGGGAGGGATCGTGACGAGCAAATCGCTTCGTGTGGCCGGCGACGAGATGGATGAGGCCATCATTCAATACATCAAAAGAAATTACAACCTGATGATCGGAGAGCGCACCGCGGAGACATTGAAACTGGAGATCGGCTCCGCCATGCCGACAGACGACGGCAAGGCGATGGACATTCGCGGCCGCGACCTGATCACGGGATTACCCAAAACGATCCACATCACTTCCCGGGAAATCGCCGAGGCGTTGTCCGACACGGTGGATGCCATTTTGGAAGCGGTGAAGCAGACGTTGGAGCAAACCCCGCCCGAATTGGCCGCCGACATCATGGACCGCGGCATTGTGTTGACGGGCGGTGGTGCCTTGTTGCGCAATTTGGACAAGCGGATGAGCCTGGAAACCGAGATGCCGGTGGTCGTGGCGGACAACCCGCTTGATTGTGTGGCCATCGGTACTGGTCAGGCACTGGAAAACATTCATTTGTTCACATCCGGTTCGTCCTCAGGCTTCCGGTTCGGACGACGTAAGTAA
- the mreD gene encoding rod shape-determining protein MreD produces MNRAVFVGFLFFLLVLEGTVLQWVLPQAWGSTVVIVPQLVVAGVVILSLFRGERAGLIYGFGFGLLHDVVYGPVLGMHAFTMSAVGYFSGLISRQFAPGAIVSLLTTTLSITVHLIMIFGLYRLFGLTDMNWNQALVYHVAPSVVLNAVAALPVDRVLRWGVRKLETRSLSFD; encoded by the coding sequence GTGAATCGCGCAGTCTTCGTCGGTTTTCTTTTCTTTTTATTGGTGTTGGAAGGAACGGTGTTGCAGTGGGTGCTTCCTCAGGCTTGGGGAAGCACCGTTGTGATTGTTCCCCAATTGGTGGTGGCCGGTGTGGTGATCCTCTCGTTGTTTCGCGGGGAGCGAGCCGGTCTGATTTACGGTTTCGGTTTCGGACTGCTCCATGATGTGGTGTATGGTCCGGTTCTCGGCATGCACGCGTTCACCATGTCGGCAGTCGGCTATTTTTCCGGTCTCATCTCCCGTCAATTCGCTCCCGGTGCGATCGTGTCGTTACTGACCACGACGCTCAGTATCACCGTCCATCTGATCATGATTTTCGGTTTGTATCGTCTGTTCGGATTGACGGATATGAATTGGAATCAAGCTTTGGTTTATCATGTCGCGCCGTCCGTGGTGTTGAATGCCGTAGCCGCCCTCCCCGTCGACCGCGTGTTGCGATGGGGGGTCCGAAAATTGGAAACCCGATCTCTTTCATTTGATTGA
- a CDS encoding type IV pilus twitching motility protein PilT: MPEPNWLSAAIRLGASDLHLSVGHRPYIRLDGRLCAMSDEVLTADDINVWGIVMLGERAWERARVREETDASTEWDEVTRIRVHTFRKGAGKLAISVRILPTLIPTPESIGIPRTVLQLCERMHGLLLVVGPTGAGKTTTVASLVHHLNTHHTLRIITLEDPIEYQHSPWRSMIEQREVGCDTAGFERGLYAALRQDPDCLVVGELRDRETIHTAIRAAETGRLVLATMHAADTVSAVYRLIDAFPAEQQSYIRMQLSEQLAGVVAQRLLPRREGSGRLAVFEVLVNTPAAANLIRSGQLHQLSSLMQTGAVWGMQTFKQETDRLLQLEKIAAGAVESWM; this comes from the coding sequence TTGCCGGAGCCGAATTGGTTGTCCGCCGCCATCAGGCTGGGCGCATCCGATTTGCATCTGTCTGTGGGTCATCGGCCGTACATACGCCTGGACGGCCGGCTTTGTGCCATGAGTGATGAGGTTTTGACCGCTGATGATATCAACGTCTGGGGGATTGTGATGCTGGGGGAAAGAGCGTGGGAACGTGCGCGGGTGCGGGAGGAGACTGACGCGTCGACGGAATGGGATGAGGTGACGCGCATCCGTGTACATACATTTCGCAAAGGGGCGGGGAAGTTGGCCATTTCCGTCCGCATTTTGCCCACCCTCATTCCGACGCCCGAAAGTATCGGCATCCCGCGAACCGTGTTGCAACTCTGCGAGCGTATGCATGGCCTGTTGTTGGTCGTCGGGCCGACGGGGGCGGGAAAAACGACGACCGTGGCGTCTTTGGTCCACCATTTGAACACGCACCATACGTTGCGGATCATCACGCTGGAAGATCCGATCGAGTATCAACACTCCCCCTGGCGGTCGATGATCGAACAGCGGGAAGTGGGGTGCGATACCGCGGGATTTGAACGGGGATTGTATGCAGCTTTGCGGCAAGATCCGGATTGTCTGGTCGTGGGGGAACTGCGCGATCGGGAAACGATCCATACCGCCATCCGCGCCGCGGAAACGGGCAGATTGGTATTGGCGACAATGCATGCCGCGGACACCGTCTCTGCAGTGTACCGGTTGATTGACGCATTCCCTGCGGAGCAACAGTCTTATATCCGCATGCAGTTGTCCGAACAATTGGCCGGTGTGGTTGCGCAACGGCTGTTGCCCCGGAGGGAGGGGAGTGGCCGTCTCGCTGTATTTGAGGTGTTGGTCAACACCCCTGCCGCAGCCAATCTCATTCGCTCCGGTCAACTCCATCAGCTTTCGTCACTCATGCAGACGGGGGCGGTATGGGGGATGCAAACGTTCAAACAGGAGACGGATCGGCTGCTGCAGCTGGAAAAGATCGCAGCTGGAGCAGTGGAATCATGGATGTGA
- the radC gene encoding RadC family protein: MNPGTHLRIRDVPKSERPRERMMHEGAERLSNAELVAILLRTGTSSESALHLAERVLTQTGGLRELADVTLNELMNIRGIGPAKAVQLFAGIELGRRISRTLPPERKAIRSPRDAADWVMEEMRHLKQEHFVCLFLNTKNHVLEKTCIFVGTLNSSVVHPREVYRQAIRRSAAGVICFHNHPSGDPSPSVEDIQVTERLFQAGRIVGIELIDHIVIGDGVFFSMRENGYLPGEPRD; the protein is encoded by the coding sequence GTGAACCCTGGCACACATTTGAGAATCCGGGATGTACCGAAAAGTGAACGTCCCCGTGAGCGGATGATGCACGAGGGGGCTGAACGGTTGTCCAATGCCGAGCTGGTGGCGATTCTGCTTCGGACGGGGACATCGTCGGAGTCGGCTCTCCATCTGGCCGAACGTGTGCTCACGCAAACGGGCGGACTGCGTGAATTGGCCGATGTGACACTGAACGAGCTGATGAACATTCGCGGGATCGGCCCGGCCAAGGCGGTCCAACTGTTTGCGGGGATCGAATTGGGCAGGCGGATCTCCCGTACGCTGCCCCCCGAACGAAAAGCGATTCGTTCGCCGCGGGACGCCGCTGACTGGGTCATGGAGGAGATGCGCCATCTCAAGCAGGAGCATTTTGTTTGCCTCTTTCTGAATACCAAAAATCACGTACTCGAAAAGACGTGCATCTTTGTCGGAACCTTGAACAGTTCAGTCGTTCACCCGAGGGAAGTGTACCGTCAGGCGATTCGCCGCAGTGCTGCCGGCGTCATCTGCTTCCACAATCATCCAAGCGGAGACCCGAGTCCGAGTGTGGAAGACATTCAAGTGACGGAACGGCTGTTTCAGGCAGGAAGGATTGTCGGGATTGAATTGATTGATCATATTGTGATTGGTGACGGCGTGTTTTTCAGTATGCGCGAAAACGGATATCTGCCTGGTGAACCGCGTGATTGA
- a CDS encoding SPOR domain-containing protein, whose protein sequence is MPQPRITLRSQSPDGKGESAEAPKQIKVCGKPLSPKVETNRDVPTSMTTEAVRSKEEESIRSRFPLVFSTDEEQWGEGIGWRSPSSPPRSRRNRVSLFSGWPAGWLILSIFGAVVLGTLMGMTLLSTFFSGDSVQTRTIDSHLKSTPSDLESGKVSHKPGTAIRLPSLQAVLLQAGSYSEKKGAQQTVEDLRSDGWAAVMTPDPPHRIYLGVGMNRDDALKLSVLYQKRNIQVYLKDWAVRGDGVRIPEKQARLSKEMTVFAEKGRGLFQRLGQQTVSHLQSDNTVKAFSGMTDLQKQYQAFVIQGTQLEAKLPKQAKSAALGMMQALDLAVQGAEEARKNPSSALIWQIQEGLVRYVLAYEQFVSAWK, encoded by the coding sequence ATGCCCCAACCCCGGATCACGTTGCGGTCCCAATCCCCCGACGGGAAGGGGGAGTCCGCCGAAGCTCCCAAACAAATCAAAGTATGTGGCAAACCCCTGTCGCCCAAGGTTGAAACAAACCGGGACGTTCCAACGTCTATGACAACGGAGGCTGTCCGCTCCAAGGAGGAGGAATCGATCCGTTCCCGGTTTCCACTCGTTTTTTCAACGGATGAGGAGCAGTGGGGTGAAGGGATTGGATGGCGTTCCCCGTCCTCTCCCCCGCGTTCCCGTCGGAATCGGGTTTCCCTGTTTTCAGGTTGGCCGGCGGGTTGGTTGATCCTGTCGATTTTCGGCGCGGTCGTGTTGGGCACATTGATGGGGATGACCCTGTTGTCTACGTTTTTTTCGGGTGATTCGGTACAAACCCGCACGATCGATTCCCATTTGAAGAGCACCCCGTCGGATTTGGAAAGCGGGAAAGTTTCGCACAAGCCGGGCACGGCGATTCGGCTTCCCTCCTTGCAGGCGGTTCTCTTGCAGGCAGGAAGCTACTCCGAAAAAAAGGGAGCGCAACAAACAGTGGAAGATCTTCGGAGTGATGGATGGGCGGCAGTGATGACGCCCGATCCGCCGCACCGAATCTACCTGGGGGTGGGCATGAATCGGGATGATGCCCTGAAGTTGTCCGTCCTCTATCAGAAGCGGAATATACAGGTCTATCTGAAGGATTGGGCTGTGCGCGGTGATGGGGTTCGCATCCCGGAAAAACAAGCTCGCTTGTCCAAGGAGATGACGGTTTTTGCGGAAAAAGGGCGTGGGTTGTTTCAGCGGTTGGGCCAACAGACGGTGTCTCATTTGCAAAGCGACAACACCGTGAAGGCTTTTTCGGGGATGACCGATTTGCAAAAGCAGTATCAAGCGTTTGTGATTCAAGGCACCCAATTGGAAGCCAAGTTGCCCAAACAAGCGAAGTCAGCAGCTCTGGGCATGATGCAAGCGCTGGATCTTGCCGTGCAGGGCGCGGAGGAGGCGCGGAAAAACCCCAGTTCCGCCCTGATTTGGCAGATTCAAGAGGGGTTGGTGCGCTACGTACTGGCTTATGAACAATTCGTGTCGGCCTGGAAGTGA